Below is a window of Halolamina sp. CBA1230 DNA.
CCGCCGCCGAACCCGAGACAGCCAGCCGTCGCGACGATCGCACCGCCGCCCGTGGCTTTCAGGAACTGTCGTCGGTCTATGTTATCTGATACCATTGCACTCTACCCTACGTGTTGTGCCGTATATATTGATCGGCGGTCGAGGCCCCCGCGACGTGCGGTTCGGCCGGCTCAACTTCGGCCGAGTGGCGGTAGCTGTTCGACGAGGCCGGACGGATCTGGGTAAACCCCGCGTACGACCCCGACGGTACGTGGATGCGAGAGAGCCTCCGGGACCGCCACGGCGAGCGACTCGACCGACTTCGGGACGCCGGCGTCGCGGACGAGTATCTCGCGGACAGGAACGAGTCGCTCGACTGGTGGCCGCCGAACTAGGGCACCGGGAGCCGCCCGGTCGCTCGATGGAGGCGGTGGCCGGTGTCGTCGCTCGGGATCGCGCTCACCGCGCGGAACACCGCGATGGGGTCGGGGCTGCGCTGCCACGCGATCCGTGCCCGCGCCGCCAGCCAGAGCTTCCGGGGCGTCGACAGCGAGGGGGCCGTCGACACCACGTCGTACCCCAGGTTCCGGATCAGTCGGTGGTGGTCGACGTAGAGGATCGCCGCCAGCAGCACCGGGAACTGGCAGTCCCTCGGCAGCAGTTCGATGCCCGCGACGCCGTCGCGGTACAGCGCCTCCGCCCGTGAGAGTTCGGCCTGGACCGCGCGGGCGACGTTCCCGTCGAACGCCAGCCGGGCGATCTGTTCGTGGCTGGCGCCGTGGGTCTCCAGGGTCTCCGCAGGGAGGTAGATCCGGTCGCGCTCGATCACGTCCTCGCGGACGTCCCGGACGAAGTTGGTGAGCTGGAACGCCTCGCCCAGCGCCGTCGCCGCCGGGAGCGCCCGCTCGGCGTGTTCGGGCGCCATCACGGCGGTCATCATCCGCCCGACGG
It encodes the following:
- a CDS encoding phytoene/squalene synthase family protein, with amino-acid sequence MVERQQLARSKRIHRETGKTFYVATRFLPERVRHPTYVLYAFFRVADEVVDGDNELDPAERAERLESFRRAALGEEPTDDPVLAAFAEIRERHGIPASDVNTFVDAMATDVETARYETYDELRTYMDGSAAAVGRMMTAVMAPEHAERALPAATALGEAFQLTNFVRDVREDVIERDRIYLPAETLETHGASHEQIARLAFDGNVARAVQAELSRAEALYRDGVAGIELLPRDCQFPVLLAAILYVDHHRLIRNLGYDVVSTAPSLSTPRKLWLAARARIAWQRSPDPIAVFRAVSAIPSDDTGHRLHRATGRLPVP